The Thermocrinis ruber genomic sequence CCTTCCAGCTTTACGCCTTCGGGTAAAGTTTCCCAAAGACCCTCCGGTATGTAAGGAGGGTTAGAAACCACAAAATCAAAGCGAAGGCCCTTTACAGGTTCAAAATCTTTGCCTTGCAAAAGTTTAAGCCTTTGGGAAACACCGTAGTTCTCTGCGTTTATCCTTGTAAGTTCCAAAGCCTTTGGATTTATATCCGTGCCATACATAAACAGCCTTTCCCTTTCTAAAAGCAAGGTAATGGCAATGCAACCACTCCCCACTCCTATTTCTAAGCCTGTGTAATCCCTACGAGAGTCCAACAGCTCCAAAGTTTTCTCCACCAAAAGTTCTGTTTCGGATCTTGGAATCAAAACCCCCTCCGCCACCTTAAAGGTTCTTCCATAAAAGTCCCATTCTCCAATAAGGTATTGCAATGGATAACCTTCCTCAAGCTTTTTTATAGATTTTTCGTACTCTTCCAAGAGCTGAAGGGGGACCTCTTCCTCCATTTTCAGATAGAGTTCAGGGGCTTTTACCCCCAGAAGGTGTGCCAGAAGGAGCTGTCTGTCCCTTTGGGACACTTTGCTGGGTCTGAGTATTAGCTCCTTTACCTTCATTTTCCAAAAGGGAGCCCCTCTTTGAGGGATGGAAAAAGCTTATAAGCAGGGCAATGCCCATGAGCATAAAGCCAAGCCAGTAGGTTGCCTTGGTAAGTATGGTATCCACGCCACCGGGACCAAAGACACCTTGTCCCATACCACCGAAAGCACTACCCACATCTCCCCTGCCCCTCTGCATCAAAACCACCACTATCAGGAGCAGGGCAACCATTATAAAAAGCACTGTAAGAAGGTAATACATGGGAAAAAATTATAATCCCTTGCTCACCCTTACCCAAAGCTGTATATATCCCTGCTTGAGTTTGTACCGGTTTATAAGAAGCCTGTTCTTGAACTGTTTGGGGACTCTGGCGTACTCCTCTGTTTTGGTTATAGCTTCCCAGAGATTAAAAAATACGTGCTCTCCTTCCCTTTTAAAGGGTCCCTTTTGCAAGAGCTCCTCCAAGCCTTTCTCAGTCATTACCGTAAGTCCTATTGCCCTTATATCCGGCTGTTCGTTTTTTACACTCTGCGCGTCCTCCTTTAGGGGCACCTGCACTTTCTTTGAAAAGATAAATCCCTTCTTTTTAAAGCCAACCCTCAGCAAGCCATCAAGCACCTCAAAGTTTAAGCCCTTAAAGGTTTCGTTCAAAAGCTCTTTAGGGACTTTTACCTCAATCTCTGCATCTATGAGATTACCCAGGTTTATAAGGTCCTCGGAAAATATACCCATAGTTCTTAAATATAAGTGGAGACGAGGGGATTTGAACCCCCGACCTCCTGCTTGCGATGCAGGCGCTCTCCCACTGAGCTACGTCCCCTGAGAACGTATAATGATTTTAATGCATAATAAAGCCATAGAGGAAGTCCTAAAAGAGTTAAACACCTCTCCCTTTGGTCTCTCCCAAGAGGAAGCGGAGAGAAGACTAAAGCGCTATGGGCTCAACGAAATAGAGGAGAGGAAAGAGAGCGTCTGGGCGATCCTGCTTAGGCAATACACCAATCCTCTGATTTTGATCTTGGTTGTGGCAGGCTTTTTGGCTCTTCTACTTGGAGATTGGAAAGATTCTGTGATCGTCTGGGGGCTCGTTCTCGTAAACGGTCTTATAGGTTTTTATCAGGAGCTAAAGGCGAGGGCTTCAATAGAGAGCCTAAAGAAGCTAACAAGGCAAAAAGTAATTGTCATTAGAGATGGCAAAGAGATGGAGATAGACGCAGTCTTTTTGGTGCCCGGAGACATAGTGCTTCTATCGGAGGGGGATGTGGTACCCGCAGACTTAAGGCTTCTGGAAGAGGCGGGTCTGTTGGTGGATGAATCACTTTTAACGGGCGAATCGGTGCCCGTAGAAAAATACTCCCATGTTGTTTTACCGGAGGACACTCCTCTTTACGAAAGGGTCAATTGCCTATACAAAGGCACGGTAGTGGTTAGAGGAAAGGCAAAGGCGGTCGTTTTTGCTACGGGAAGGCAAACCCAGATGGGGCTTATGGCGGAAAAGCTTGAAGAAAAGCCTCCGGAGAGCCCCCTAACCCTTGCCCTAAGAGATTTTTCCAAAAAATTGGTGGTAGGATTAGTGCTCATTCTCTCCACCTTGGTTTTGATAGGTATAGCCCAAGGTAGGAGTTGGGAATTCATCGTGTTCTTTGCAGTAGCCCAGCTTGTTTCCGCGGTGCCTGAAGGACTTCCCATAGTCATAACCATAGCCCTTGTGATAGGTGCCATAAGGCTTGCCAGAAACAACGTTTTGGTCAGATACCTGCCCGCGGTGGAGACTTTAGGTAGTGCCACCTTCATATGCACTGATAAAACTGGCACCATAACGGAAGGAAGGCTGAAGGTGGAAGACTATATACCTTTGAACGAGGAAGAGCTATTTTTATGCTCCGCCTTGTGCAACGATTCGGACGGCAAAAAGGGAGATGCGGTAGACCTTGCCCTTCTTGAGTGGTTGGACGAGATGGGCTTTAACTGGTTGGGCATAAGAAGTATCTTTGAGAGGGTTTGGGAGCATCCCTTTGACACCAAAAGAAGGTTGATGGCGGTGGTAGTAAAAAGTGATAAAGGCTACAAACTATACATAAAAGGGGCTTTTGAAAGCCTCTCAAAGCTTGCGGGCAATAGCCTAAATGTTTTACAAGAAAAACATGATCATATGGCAAAGAGGGGGCTAAGGGTTTTAGCCTTTGGATACGCAGAGCTTGAAAGGATTCCAGAGGATATAGATAGCGTAAAAATTGAGCTAATTGGCTTGGTGGGTTTCTTAGATCCTCCTAAAAAGGGTGTAAAGGAGGCAGTGGAACGGGCAAAGAAGGCAGGCATAAGAGTGATCATGATCACTGGGGACAATCTGCTGACCGCAAAGGCGGTGGCAAGTATGGTTGGTATCTACCAAGAGGGAGATTTTGCTATAGAGGGAGCTTCTCTTGCAAACTAT encodes the following:
- the prmC gene encoding peptide chain release factor N(5)-glutamine methyltransferase, with the protein product MKVKELILRPSKVSQRDRQLLLAHLLGVKAPELYLKMEEEVPLQLLEEYEKSIKKLEEGYPLQYLIGEWDFYGRTFKVAEGVLIPRSETELLVEKTLELLDSRRDYTGLEIGVGSGCIAITLLLERERLFMYGTDINPKALELTRINAENYGVSQRLKLLQGKDFEPVKGLRFDFVVSNPPYIPEGLWETLPEGVKLEGKDALIGGKKGWEFYERFAQQVGDFLKENGFFVLEIGHDQGQIVQELLKDYSPKIFKDYSGQDRVVVGWKS
- the secG gene encoding preprotein translocase subunit SecG codes for the protein MYYLLTVLFIMVALLLIVVVLMQRGRGDVGSAFGGMGQGVFGPGGVDTILTKATYWLGFMLMGIALLISFFHPSKRGSLLENEGKGANTQTQQSVPKGQTAPSGTPSGGKSP
- a CDS encoding cation-translocating P-type ATPase, encoding MHNKAIEEVLKELNTSPFGLSQEEAERRLKRYGLNEIEERKESVWAILLRQYTNPLILILVVAGFLALLLGDWKDSVIVWGLVLVNGLIGFYQELKARASIESLKKLTRQKVIVIRDGKEMEIDAVFLVPGDIVLLSEGDVVPADLRLLEEAGLLVDESLLTGESVPVEKYSHVVLPEDTPLYERVNCLYKGTVVVRGKAKAVVFATGRQTQMGLMAEKLEEKPPESPLTLALRDFSKKLVVGLVLILSTLVLIGIAQGRSWEFIVFFAVAQLVSAVPEGLPIVITIALVIGAIRLARNNVLVRYLPAVETLGSATFICTDKTGTITEGRLKVEDYIPLNEEELFLCSALCNDSDGKKGDAVDLALLEWLDEMGFNWLGIRSIFERVWEHPFDTKRRLMAVVVKSDKGYKLYIKGAFESLSKLAGNSLNVLQEKHDHMAKRGLRVLAFGYAELERIPEDIDSVKIELIGLVGFLDPPKKGVKEAVERAKKAGIRVIMITGDNLLTAKAVASMVGIYQEGDFAIEGASLANYSDAELYELLKRTTVVARALPEDKYRIVKVLQSHGEIVAVTGDGVNDAPALRVADLGVAMGSGAQVSKDASAMIITDNNLTVIVQAIMIGRLIAQNIAKVIRYLLSANGFQIIYNSLAIISGMPLPLYPTHILWLNLVTDGVVDKAYPFTKYEGDPTKEKPKRPQEVFLGKKQIIYILYTAIICALGHYLLFSYILSKYPYELALSISFTSSVVSLWAVGIQEISSKPFLLNPIEYVRTNPYVYLGIILGIVLQALAVYVFEDFFKTVPLDVEHLQYTLIMPVVVFLAIELRKWVEWLYNRKAW